A genomic segment from Geitlerinema sp. PCC 7407 encodes:
- a CDS encoding 2Fe-2S iron-sulfur cluster-binding protein: protein MAKSYTVEIQHQGNSYTLNVPEDQTVLQVAEANGIKIPSSCHAGVCTSCAALVTEGTVDQADGMGISPDLMAQGYALLCVAYPRSDLKIETEKEEVVYQRQFGQNG, encoded by the coding sequence ATGGCTAAGTCGTATACGGTCGAAATTCAGCACCAAGGAAACTCCTACACCCTGAATGTGCCCGAAGATCAAACGGTTTTGCAAGTGGCAGAAGCGAATGGAATTAAGATTCCTAGCTCTTGCCATGCGGGAGTTTGCACCAGCTGTGCAGCGCTGGTCACCGAAGGAACCGTTGATCAGGCCGATGGTATGGGCATCAGCCCTGACCTGATGGCTCAAGGGTATGCGCTGCTGTGCGTGGCCTATCCGCGCTCGGATCTCAAGATCGAGACGGAAAAAGAGGAAGTCGTGTACCAGCGCCAGTTTGGCCAGAACGGCTAA
- a CDS encoding cupredoxin domain-containing protein: MKFRSFLWRTALGTGLALGLGAGAIAAPHDSMDSMSHGGSSAGFQRLEQPLPLKIGVTLAGLGLVGLELWWFLLSKPQARRAAATPGVQEMTIEVDGGYSPSRIVVTAGQPVRLNFFRKDPSSCLDSVRFPDFHVAADLPLNKTTPVEFTPDKPGQYQFSCGMNMVRGTIEVQAAES, from the coding sequence ATGAAATTTCGCTCTTTTCTCTGGCGTACGGCTCTGGGTACTGGCTTAGCGCTGGGCCTCGGGGCCGGGGCGATCGCCGCTCCCCACGACTCCATGGACTCGATGTCCCACGGCGGCAGCAGCGCTGGCTTTCAGCGCCTGGAGCAGCCCCTCCCCCTGAAAATCGGCGTCACGCTGGCAGGGCTGGGGCTGGTGGGCCTAGAGCTCTGGTGGTTCCTCCTGAGCAAGCCCCAAGCTCGCCGCGCCGCCGCCACCCCTGGCGTCCAGGAGATGACCATCGAGGTCGACGGCGGCTACAGCCCCAGCCGCATCGTGGTCACCGCCGGTCAGCCAGTCCGCCTCAACTTCTTTCGCAAGGACCCCAGCAGCTGCCTAGACAGCGTGCGCTTCCCAGATTTTCATGTCGCCGCCGATCTCCCCCTGAACAAAACTACGCCGGTGGAGTTTACGCCGGACAAGCCAGGGCAGTACCAATTTTCCTGCGGCATGAACATGGTGCGCGGCACCATCGAAGTGCAGGCTGCTGAGTCCTAG
- a CDS encoding carbohydrate ABC transporter permease has translation MHHTKGQPKTWLDQDAIAAWVFLAPALLLLSVFVFWPIAYLLYLSFTTGSFTQAGLSWVGGRNYWRLLLSPDFWQVLWNTVYFTVGTVIPTLVIPLGLAVLLNRAIALRGLLRTAYFIPSVTSLVAVGLGFRWLFQTDGPVNAWLSPLGLEPIPWLASTTWAMPVLILLSTWKQIGFNMVVFLAGLQTIPQNRYEAAELDGAGPWQQFWHITLPGLRPTLVFATVTTAIFTLRSFEQVYVVTGGGPLNTTNLLVYYVYEQAFGQFDFGYAAAAATVLLAIAGLLVYLQLRVWGDEA, from the coding sequence ATGCACCACACAAAAGGACAGCCAAAGACCTGGCTCGATCAAGATGCGATCGCGGCCTGGGTTTTTTTGGCCCCCGCGCTGCTGTTGCTGAGCGTGTTCGTGTTTTGGCCCATCGCCTATCTGCTGTATCTCAGCTTCACCACCGGCAGCTTTACCCAGGCGGGCTTGAGCTGGGTGGGTGGCCGCAACTATTGGCGACTGCTCCTGAGCCCTGACTTTTGGCAGGTGCTGTGGAACACGGTCTACTTCACCGTGGGGACCGTGATTCCGACCCTGGTGATTCCCTTGGGGCTGGCGGTCCTGCTCAATCGGGCGATCGCCCTACGAGGCCTGCTGCGCACCGCCTACTTCATTCCGTCGGTCACCTCCCTGGTGGCGGTGGGCCTGGGCTTCCGCTGGCTGTTTCAAACCGACGGCCCGGTAAATGCCTGGCTCAGCCCTCTGGGCCTGGAGCCGATTCCCTGGTTGGCCAGCACCACCTGGGCCATGCCCGTGCTGATTTTGCTCAGCACCTGGAAGCAAATCGGCTTCAACATGGTGGTGTTTTTGGCAGGGCTACAAACCATTCCCCAAAACCGCTACGAAGCCGCCGAGCTCGATGGCGCCGGTCCCTGGCAGCAGTTTTGGCACATTACGCTGCCCGGTCTGCGACCGACGCTGGTTTTTGCCACGGTCACCACCGCCATCTTTACCCTGCGCAGCTTTGAGCAGGTCTATGTCGTCACGGGCGGCGGCCCCCTAAACACCACCAACCTGCTGGTGTACTACGTTTATGAGCAGGCCTTTGGCCAATTTGACTTTGGCTATGCGGCGGCGGCAGCGACGGTCCTGTTGGCGATCGCCGGCCTACTGGTGTACCTCCAGCTACGAGTGTGGGGAGACGAAGCCTAG
- a CDS encoding DUF305 domain-containing protein yields MHYKYAIAAGTLALVVGSAFAAGWLLPDPVSPADASISNAPTTSPTVTLVQATTPPSGGATLPRRGPSEQHFIIRMIPHHESAIAMADLALARSQRPEIKQLAQAIKTSQSQEISKMRDWYQQWYGSSVPEWQPGQGMGMGRGMGMGPGRGQGRGWRGGAGPQAGMGRCAMAPDLAALEAATDFDRAFLEEMIPHHQMAVRMANHVLLNVEHSEMRDLAQSIIREQQREIDQMMQWYQQWYPQA; encoded by the coding sequence ATGCATTACAAGTACGCGATCGCCGCTGGAACGTTGGCTCTGGTTGTGGGGAGCGCCTTTGCGGCTGGCTGGCTGCTGCCCGACCCAGTATCTCCGGCAGATGCAAGCATTTCGAACGCCCCCACGACTTCTCCGACGGTGACCTTGGTACAAGCCACGACGCCTCCGAGTGGGGGGGCGACTCTGCCGCGCCGAGGCCCCTCTGAGCAGCATTTCATTATCCGGATGATTCCCCATCACGAGAGCGCGATCGCCATGGCAGATCTGGCTTTGGCGCGATCGCAGCGCCCCGAAATCAAGCAGCTCGCCCAGGCCATCAAGACCAGCCAAAGCCAGGAAATCAGCAAAATGCGGGACTGGTACCAGCAGTGGTACGGCAGCTCCGTCCCTGAATGGCAGCCCGGCCAGGGAATGGGCATGGGCCGCGGAATGGGCATGGGTCCCGGGCGAGGACAAGGCCGGGGCTGGCGTGGAGGTGCAGGCCCTCAGGCGGGTATGGGGCGCTGTGCTATGGCGCCCGATCTGGCCGCCCTAGAAGCAGCAACGGACTTCGATCGGGCGTTCTTGGAGGAGATGATTCCCCATCACCAGATGGCGGTCCGGATGGCCAATCATGTGCTGCTGAATGTCGAGCATTCCGAAATGCGCGATCTGGCCCAGTCCATCATTCGAGAGCAGCAGCGTGAAATCGACCAGATGATGCAGTGGTATCAGCAGTGGTATCCCCAAGCCTAG
- a CDS encoding DUF3326 domain-containing protein produces the protein MLTPKPGSRPYTAVLLVPTGIGAAIGGYAGDALPTARAIAQVVDCLITHPNVLNGAQLYWPIPNALYVEGYGLDQFAQGHWSLRPTHQNRVGLLLDQAIEPELRLRHLQAADAARATLGLTLTDYVVTDAPLGVMLRTAESGATWGTIENPGSLLRAAETLIQKAGAEAIAVVARFPDDTGSEALQAYRHGQGVDPLAGAEAVISHLVVRRFGIPCAHAPALLPLPLDPELSPRSAAEEVGYTFLPCVLVGLSRAPQFGRGMGDRRPTDLTADQVDALIVPATAFGGSAVLSLAQTQTQIIAVRENATRMAVSPEQLGIRAIAVDSYLEAIGVLAAHRAGVSPQALGPTLQRLQPLEG, from the coding sequence TTGCTGACGCCTAAGCCGGGTTCTCGCCCCTATACAGCAGTGCTGCTGGTGCCGACGGGCATCGGAGCAGCGATCGGAGGCTATGCAGGAGATGCGCTGCCGACAGCGCGGGCGATCGCCCAAGTGGTTGATTGCCTGATCACCCATCCCAATGTGCTCAATGGGGCACAGCTCTATTGGCCCATCCCCAACGCGCTCTATGTCGAAGGGTATGGGCTAGACCAGTTTGCCCAAGGCCACTGGTCGCTGCGGCCCACCCACCAAAATCGGGTGGGCTTGCTGCTCGATCAGGCCATTGAGCCTGAGCTGAGGCTCAGACACTTGCAGGCGGCGGATGCGGCGCGGGCCACTCTGGGCCTGACGCTGACGGACTATGTCGTCACCGACGCGCCCCTGGGGGTGATGCTGCGGACAGCGGAGTCGGGAGCAACCTGGGGCACGATTGAGAATCCCGGGAGCCTGCTGCGGGCGGCGGAGACGCTGATCCAGAAAGCAGGAGCAGAGGCGATCGCCGTGGTGGCGCGCTTCCCGGATGATACGGGTAGTGAAGCCCTCCAGGCCTATCGCCACGGTCAGGGAGTCGATCCCCTGGCCGGAGCTGAGGCAGTCATTAGCCACTTGGTGGTGCGGCGCTTCGGGATTCCCTGCGCCCACGCGCCGGCCCTGCTGCCGCTGCCCCTGGATCCAGAGCTGTCACCGCGATCGGCGGCAGAAGAAGTGGGCTACACGTTTTTGCCCTGCGTGCTGGTGGGGCTGAGCCGGGCGCCGCAGTTTGGGCGCGGGATGGGTGATCGCCGTCCGACGGACTTGACGGCGGATCAGGTTGATGCGCTGATCGTGCCTGCCACGGCCTTTGGGGGCAGCGCGGTCCTGAGCTTGGCCCAGACCCAAACCCAAATCATTGCGGTGCGAGAAAATGCCACGCGCATGGCTGTATCGCCGGAGCAGCTGGGCATCCGGGCGATTGCGGTGGATTCCTACCTAGAGGCCATTGGCGTGCTGGCCGCCCATCGCGCGGGCGTTTCTCCCCAGGCGCTCGGGCCAACCCTTCAGCGTTTACAGCCTCTCGAAGGCTAG
- a CDS encoding efflux RND transporter permease subunit — MTQDSPTTGFSISGVAIRRHIGTLMLTLAVVVVGIFFISTLQVDLLPSITYPRIGVRVGAPGVSPEVAIDEVTRPLEEALSATEGVIQVYSQTREGQVSVDLYFEPGGDIDQALNDATAAFNRARGRLPDTIEDPRLFKVDPSQLPVYEFALSSDELEPVDLRVFADEDLARELTVVAGVASVDVAGGVAEEVRVLIDLDRLQALGIGLDDVLTEVRDRNQDISGGRIFSDTAESLTRAVGRFRSADEIRNLSFEVTPRASVSEGQASGAIAPAQRVYLRDFAEVIDGTQEQRIFVTLNGRQAVKVSIQKQPDANTIEVVQGVKKRLEELRQGGVIRDEMEIVTTLDESVFIQNAISNVTSSGLTGAGLAAIAVLLFLGSIRQTLIILLAIPLAILTAIILMGMFDLSINVFSLGGLALGVGIVVDNSIVMLETIAEGAGMTPGQDTRSRLSPGQMIRQSIKSSQEVESALIASTSTNLVAVLPFLLIGGFIALLFNELILTISFAVAASIVVAVTLVPMLASRLLAVKWSSGISRTWFLRTFNDRFDASTRGYAALLAWILSKRILIIALTLLTFGGGSMWMLGNIPQEILPQISTGQANLIAQFPPGTPLESNLQVMAAVDEIIQAQPETEYVFTTAGGFLFGSNTNENPLRSSSNITLEPGTDVNAFITRVTKEFEQLNLVDVTLRMRPGQVRGLILSNSPVRGADVDVILQGEDTEALNAAGQQVLAALNRQATLARFRADADEPQPEVQIVPDEERLAALNLTIQDVGDTLQTAIQGSVPTQIQRGTRLVDVRVQLDRAAVQRPSQIERIPLFVEGGRQVRIGDVATVTDGQAPSEIQRINQRQVFLLAGNLAEGASLGAAIEQVQQIVQTVDLPEGVSVLPSAAAESNAQLQGTLPVLGGLAAFLVFVVMAVQYNSLVDPLVIMFTLPLALAGGILGLFVTQTAIGATVIVGAVLLVGIVVNNAIIMVELANQIQAEEGCDRYTAILRAAPRRLRPVLMTTITTVLGMFPLALGVGEGSEFLQPLGVVVFSGLALATLLTLFIIPCFYVLLHDLFGGGGWGRRRRTSPPVAEKEAVRETVDIFPQSQEL, encoded by the coding sequence GGGTCCGGGTCGGCGCGCCGGGGGTTTCGCCCGAAGTCGCCATTGATGAGGTGACCCGCCCCCTCGAAGAAGCCCTGTCGGCCACCGAAGGGGTTATCCAGGTTTACTCCCAAACCCGGGAAGGCCAGGTCAGCGTTGACCTCTACTTTGAGCCGGGAGGCGACATCGACCAAGCACTCAATGACGCCACGGCGGCCTTCAACCGGGCGCGGGGTCGGCTACCAGACACCATCGAGGACCCGCGCCTGTTCAAGGTGGACCCTTCGCAGCTGCCGGTGTATGAATTTGCGCTGTCTTCTGATGAGCTGGAGCCCGTTGATCTGCGGGTCTTTGCAGACGAAGACCTAGCGCGCGAGCTGACGGTGGTGGCAGGGGTAGCCTCGGTGGACGTGGCGGGGGGCGTTGCAGAGGAGGTCCGCGTCCTGATCGACCTCGATCGCCTCCAGGCTCTGGGAATTGGGCTCGATGACGTGCTCACGGAGGTGCGCGATCGCAACCAGGACATCTCAGGCGGCCGGATCTTTAGCGATACGGCGGAGTCGCTGACGCGGGCAGTGGGCCGGTTCCGCAGCGCTGACGAGATCCGAAACCTTTCTTTTGAGGTGACGCCGCGCGCCAGTGTCTCCGAGGGACAGGCATCCGGGGCGATCGCCCCGGCCCAGCGGGTCTATCTGCGGGACTTCGCGGAAGTTATCGACGGCACCCAAGAGCAGCGGATTTTTGTAACGCTCAACGGTCGCCAAGCCGTCAAAGTCAGCATCCAGAAACAGCCCGACGCCAACACCATCGAGGTGGTGCAGGGGGTGAAAAAACGCCTCGAAGAGCTGCGGCAGGGGGGCGTCATTCGCGACGAGATGGAAATCGTCACCACCCTGGATGAGTCGGTTTTCATTCAAAACGCCATTTCTAATGTCACCAGCTCCGGCCTCACGGGAGCCGGGCTGGCTGCGATCGCCGTTTTGCTGTTTTTGGGCTCCATCCGCCAAACCCTAATTATTTTGCTGGCCATTCCCCTGGCCATTCTGACGGCCATCATCTTGATGGGCATGTTTGACCTATCCATCAACGTCTTCAGCTTGGGCGGCTTGGCCCTGGGCGTCGGCATCGTTGTGGACAACTCCATCGTGATGCTAGAGACGATCGCTGAAGGGGCAGGCATGACCCCCGGCCAAGACACGCGATCGCGCCTGAGCCCCGGTCAAATGATCCGCCAGTCCATCAAGAGCAGCCAAGAAGTCGAGTCAGCCCTCATCGCCTCCACCAGCACCAACCTGGTCGCTGTTTTGCCGTTCCTCTTGATTGGCGGCTTCATTGCCCTCCTGTTTAATGAGCTGATCTTGACCATCAGCTTCGCCGTCGCTGCCTCCATCGTGGTGGCCGTCACCCTGGTCCCCATGCTGGCTTCCCGGCTCCTAGCGGTGAAGTGGTCCTCCGGCATATCCCGCACCTGGTTTCTGCGGACCTTCAACGATCGCTTCGACGCTTCGACCCGAGGCTACGCCGCGCTGCTAGCCTGGATTCTCTCCAAGCGAATTCTGATTATTGCCCTAACGCTCCTCACCTTTGGTGGGGGCAGTATGTGGATGTTGGGCAACATTCCTCAAGAAATCCTGCCTCAGATCAGCACGGGTCAAGCCAACCTGATCGCCCAATTTCCGCCCGGCACGCCCCTAGAGAGCAACCTGCAAGTCATGGCAGCCGTGGACGAAATTATCCAGGCTCAACCCGAAACCGAGTATGTCTTCACCACCGCCGGGGGCTTTCTCTTTGGCAGCAACACCAATGAAAACCCTCTGCGCAGCAGCAGCAACATCACCCTCGAGCCCGGAACCGATGTCAATGCTTTCATCACACGAGTCACTAAAGAATTTGAGCAGCTCAATCTTGTGGATGTGACCCTGCGCATGCGCCCAGGGCAGGTGCGAGGCCTGATTTTGTCCAACTCGCCCGTGCGGGGAGCCGATGTGGACGTGATTCTCCAGGGAGAAGATACCGAAGCTCTGAATGCTGCTGGCCAGCAGGTTCTCGCGGCCCTCAATCGCCAGGCCACCCTGGCAAGGTTCCGGGCCGATGCCGACGAACCGCAGCCCGAGGTGCAGATTGTGCCCGATGAGGAGCGCTTGGCAGCCCTGAATCTGACGATCCAGGATGTGGGCGACACGCTCCAGACCGCCATTCAAGGCTCGGTGCCGACCCAGATCCAGCGGGGTACTCGCTTGGTGGATGTGCGCGTGCAGCTCGATCGCGCCGCGGTGCAGCGGCCGTCCCAGATTGAGCGCATCCCCCTGTTTGTCGAAGGGGGACGGCAGGTGCGCATCGGAGATGTAGCAACGGTCACCGATGGTCAGGCGCCGTCGGAGATTCAGCGCATCAACCAGCGCCAGGTGTTTTTGCTGGCGGGCAACCTGGCCGAAGGGGCGAGCCTCGGGGCAGCGATCGAGCAGGTGCAGCAGATCGTCCAAACGGTTGACCTGCCCGAGGGGGTGAGTGTTTTGCCCAGTGCGGCCGCCGAGAGCAATGCGCAGCTCCAGGGCACACTGCCGGTTTTGGGGGGCTTGGCGGCGTTCTTGGTGTTCGTGGTGATGGCGGTCCAGTACAACTCGCTGGTGGATCCGCTGGTCATTATGTTTACGCTGCCTCTGGCGCTGGCTGGCGGTATTTTGGGGCTGTTTGTGACCCAGACGGCGATCGGCGCGACGGTGATCGTCGGGGCGGTGCTGCTGGTGGGTATCGTGGTGAACAACGCCATCATCATGGTGGAGCTGGCTAACCAGATCCAGGCGGAGGAAGGCTGCGATCGCTACACGGCGATTTTGCGAGCGGCGCCCCGACGACTGCGCCCGGTGCTGATGACCACCATCACGACGGTACTGGGCATGTTCCCCTTGGCCCTGGGGGTTGGCGAGGGCAGCGAATTCTTGCAGCCGCTGGGAGTTGTGGTCTTTTCGGGTCTCGCCCTGGCGACGCTGCTGACGCTGTTTATCATTCCTTGCTTCTACGTGCTGCTCCACGACCTGTTTGGGGGCGGTGGCTGGGGCAGGCGGCGACGAACCTCGCCCCCTGTGGCAGAAAAAGAGGCGGTCCGAGAAACCGTCGATATCTTCCCCCAAAGCCAAGAACTCTAG
- the purN gene encoding phosphoribosylglycinamide formyltransferase, protein MSDLSSPSPASDATPSFISPVLMATERPTTPPVRLGVLASGSGSNFEAIAQAIADGKLHARIEVMVYNNPGVKAVARAERWGIPAVLVNHREFSQRETCDRKIVETLREYGVEWVIMAGWMRVVTPTLLDAFSDRMINIHPSLLPSFPGLRAVEQAIAAGVRVSGCTVHLVRLEVDSGPILMQAAVPVLPSDTAESLHARIQVQEHRIFPQAIALATQQAIAGGWDA, encoded by the coding sequence ATGTCTGACTTGTCATCTCCTTCGCCTGCGTCCGACGCGACCCCCAGTTTCATTTCGCCGGTCCTGATGGCGACTGAGCGGCCCACCACGCCGCCGGTTCGCCTGGGAGTGCTGGCCTCGGGCAGCGGCAGCAACTTCGAAGCGATCGCTCAGGCGATCGCCGACGGCAAGCTCCACGCCCGCATCGAGGTGATGGTTTACAACAATCCTGGGGTCAAGGCCGTCGCGCGGGCCGAGCGCTGGGGGATTCCGGCGGTGCTGGTCAACCATCGCGAGTTTTCCCAACGGGAAACCTGCGATCGCAAGATCGTGGAGACCTTGCGGGAGTACGGGGTCGAATGGGTGATCATGGCGGGCTGGATGCGGGTTGTGACTCCGACGCTGCTGGATGCTTTTTCCGATCGCATGATCAATATTCACCCGAGTTTGCTGCCCAGCTTTCCGGGGCTGCGGGCCGTCGAGCAGGCGATCGCCGCAGGAGTGCGCGTGTCGGGCTGCACAGTCCACCTCGTGCGCCTCGAAGTCGACAGCGGCCCGATTCTGATGCAGGCTGCGGTTCCGGTCCTGCCCAGCGACACAGCCGAATCTTTGCACGCTCGCATTCAGGTACAAGAGCACCGAATCTTTCCCCAGGCGATCGCCCTCGCCACGCAGCAGGCGATCGCCGGTGGCTGGGACGCCTAG
- a CDS encoding heavy metal translocating P-type ATPase has product MKTEQLRLSGMSCAACASAIEQAIQAVPGVESCSVNFGVEQATISYHERTTDLQAIQQAVADAGYRASPLADPTEEDDAEKASRLAEARDLRNKVWVGGVISSVIVLGSLPMMLGLPIPFIPTWLHNPWFQLVLSTPVLVWCGRSFFVGAWKSLKRHAADMNTLVALGTGTAYLYSLAITLFPNLLLDQGLPVEVYYEAAVVIITLILLGRLLENRARGQTSEAIRKLMGLQAKTARVIRHGQEVDLPLGEVVVGDRILVRPGEKIPVDGEVVEGNSSIDESMVTGESIPVDKRVGDEVIGATINRTGRFIFRATRVGKDTVLAQIVKLVQQAQGSKAPIQKLADQVTGWFVPVVIAIALVTFVLWFNFMGNVTLALITTVGVLIIACPCALGLATPTSVMVGTGKGAENGILIQGAESLELAHKLNTIVLDKTGTLTLGKPTVTDYQTVGGTSNGNELRLLRLAATVERYSEHPLAEALVRYAQEQEVTLGDVEEFEAIAGSGVQGQVSGQQVQIGTRRWLEEQGISTARVTSTQRSLIEQQHAWESQGKTVIWVAADGRAEGIFGIADKLKASSPAAVRALRNLDLEVVMLTGDNQQTANAIAREVGIQRVFAEVRPDQKASTIQRLQAEGKIVAMVGDGINDAPALAQADVGIAIGTGTDVAIAASDITLVSGDLHGIVTAIQLSRATIRNIRQNLFFAFIYNTAGIPIAAGILYPFFGLLLNPIVAGAAMAFSSVSVVTNALRLRNFQPQETR; this is encoded by the coding sequence ATGAAAACCGAGCAGCTGCGCCTCAGCGGCATGAGCTGTGCCGCTTGCGCCAGTGCCATCGAGCAAGCCATCCAAGCCGTCCCTGGCGTCGAGTCTTGCAGCGTGAACTTTGGCGTCGAGCAGGCCACCATCTCCTACCACGAGCGCACCACCGACCTACAGGCCATCCAGCAAGCCGTGGCCGACGCTGGATACCGCGCCTCCCCCCTAGCAGACCCCACCGAAGAAGACGACGCGGAGAAAGCCAGTCGTCTGGCCGAAGCCCGCGACCTGCGCAACAAAGTGTGGGTCGGCGGCGTGATCAGCAGCGTGATCGTCCTTGGGTCTTTGCCGATGATGCTCGGCTTACCCATCCCCTTCATTCCGACCTGGCTGCACAATCCGTGGTTTCAGCTCGTTCTGTCTACGCCTGTGCTGGTTTGGTGTGGCCGCAGCTTTTTTGTAGGCGCCTGGAAATCCCTCAAGCGCCATGCAGCAGACATGAATACCCTGGTTGCCCTGGGGACAGGCACCGCTTATCTCTATTCCCTAGCGATCACCCTGTTCCCTAATTTGCTGCTCGATCAGGGCTTACCCGTGGAGGTCTACTACGAAGCCGCCGTGGTGATCATCACGCTGATTTTGCTGGGGCGGCTGCTCGAAAACCGGGCTCGGGGCCAGACCTCGGAGGCGATTCGCAAACTGATGGGCCTCCAGGCCAAGACAGCGCGGGTCATCCGCCATGGCCAAGAAGTGGACCTGCCCCTGGGTGAGGTGGTGGTGGGCGATCGCATTTTGGTGCGCCCCGGCGAAAAAATCCCCGTTGACGGCGAAGTGGTCGAGGGCAACTCGAGCATCGATGAATCCATGGTGACGGGGGAGAGCATCCCCGTGGACAAGCGGGTGGGCGACGAAGTGATCGGCGCAACCATCAACCGGACGGGCCGCTTTATTTTCCGGGCGACGCGGGTCGGCAAGGACACGGTCTTGGCCCAGATCGTCAAGCTGGTGCAGCAGGCCCAGGGCTCCAAAGCGCCCATCCAAAAGCTCGCAGACCAAGTGACGGGCTGGTTTGTGCCGGTGGTGATTGCCATTGCCCTGGTGACCTTCGTGCTGTGGTTCAACTTCATGGGCAATGTGACCCTGGCCCTGATTACGACGGTCGGCGTGCTGATTATTGCCTGTCCCTGTGCTCTGGGCTTGGCGACGCCCACTTCTGTCATGGTGGGCACGGGCAAGGGCGCCGAGAATGGCATTTTGATCCAGGGGGCCGAAAGCCTAGAGCTCGCCCACAAACTCAATACAATCGTGTTAGACAAGACCGGAACCTTGACCCTGGGCAAGCCGACGGTGACGGACTACCAAACCGTGGGCGGCACCAGCAACGGCAATGAGCTGCGCCTGCTGCGGCTGGCGGCCACCGTGGAGCGTTACTCCGAGCATCCTTTGGCTGAGGCGCTGGTGCGCTATGCCCAAGAGCAGGAGGTGACGCTGGGCGATGTGGAGGAATTTGAGGCGATCGCGGGCAGCGGCGTCCAGGGCCAGGTCAGCGGCCAGCAGGTCCAGATCGGCACCCGGCGCTGGCTAGAAGAGCAGGGCATCTCGACCGCTCGGGTCACGTCCACCCAGCGATCGCTGATCGAGCAGCAGCATGCCTGGGAAAGCCAGGGCAAAACCGTCATCTGGGTGGCGGCGGACGGCCGGGCCGAGGGAATCTTTGGCATCGCGGACAAGCTCAAGGCCTCCTCACCAGCAGCAGTACGGGCTTTGCGCAATCTGGACCTCGAGGTGGTTATGCTCACCGGGGACAATCAGCAAACAGCCAACGCGATCGCCCGCGAAGTGGGGATTCAGCGGGTGTTTGCAGAGGTGCGCCCGGACCAAAAAGCCAGCACGATCCAGCGGCTCCAGGCCGAAGGAAAAATCGTGGCCATGGTGGGCGATGGCATCAATGACGCTCCTGCCCTCGCCCAGGCCGATGTGGGCATCGCCATCGGCACGGGCACCGATGTGGCGATCGCCGCGAGCGACATCACCCTCGTCTCGGGAGATCTGCACGGCATCGTCACCGCGATTCAGCTCAGCCGCGCCACCATCCGCAACATCCGCCAAAATCTCTTCTTCGCCTTCATCTACAACACCGCCGGTATTCCCATCGCCGCTGGCATCCTCTATCCCTTCTTTGGTCTCTTGCTCAATCCCATTGTGGCCGGTGCGGCCATGGCCTTTAGCTCGGTCTCAGTGGTGACCAACGCGCTGCGGCTGCGCAACTTCCAGCCCCAAGAGACGCGCTAG
- a CDS encoding VOC family protein, translating into MDTRGFHHVAIICSDYDVSKHFYTQILGFPILQETFRAARNSYKLDLKVGDHGQIELFSFPNPPERPGRPEACGLRHLAFTVADVAQTAQSLEAQGVSVEPIRVDELTGRRFTFFKDPDGLPLEIYES; encoded by the coding sequence GTGGACACACGCGGTTTTCATCACGTCGCCATTATTTGCTCGGACTACGACGTTTCCAAGCATTTCTATACCCAGATTTTGGGCTTCCCCATTCTCCAAGAGACCTTTCGGGCAGCCCGCAACTCCTACAAGCTCGATCTGAAGGTGGGTGACCACGGCCAGATCGAGCTTTTTTCCTTCCCCAATCCGCCAGAGCGGCCCGGACGCCCGGAGGCGTGCGGCCTGCGCCACCTAGCCTTCACTGTGGCCGACGTCGCCCAAACCGCCCAAAGCCTCGAAGCCCAGGGCGTCTCGGTAGAGCCCATTCGGGTTGATGAGCTGACGGGCCGGCGCTTTACGTTTTTTAAGGATCCGGACGGCCTGCCCCTAGAGATCTACGAAAGCTAG
- a CDS encoding CPBP family intramembrane glutamic endopeptidase, whose protein sequence is MNKQFPEDPEMLPLSRTQVLIAMGVTAILLLLVARLWLWLGSVKILQTTWSPEALAWGLSLGLAITVASSGVYRLWPAYRQSTDFYLQMVLQPLLLPDLIWLGLLPGLSEELLFRGVMLPALGLDAFALLVSSACFGVLHLSGRNQWPYVIWATVIGGVLGLSALVTDNLLVPVVAHIVTNLLSSFIWKQQQPSTSS, encoded by the coding sequence GTGAATAAGCAGTTCCCTGAGGATCCAGAGATGCTGCCCCTGAGTCGGACCCAGGTTCTGATTGCCATGGGAGTGACCGCTATTTTGCTGTTGCTGGTGGCCCGTCTCTGGCTGTGGCTCGGGTCCGTCAAGATTTTGCAGACGACGTGGTCTCCCGAGGCTCTGGCCTGGGGCCTGAGCCTGGGCCTAGCGATCACGGTGGCTAGCTCTGGGGTTTACCGGCTCTGGCCCGCCTATCGCCAGAGCACTGACTTTTACTTACAAATGGTGCTGCAGCCGCTGCTGCTGCCGGATTTGATCTGGCTGGGCCTGCTGCCAGGCCTGAGCGAGGAGCTGCTGTTTCGCGGCGTGATGCTGCCAGCTCTGGGCCTAGATGCCTTTGCGCTGCTGGTGTCTAGCGCGTGCTTTGGGGTGCTGCACCTGAGCGGCCGCAATCAGTGGCCCTACGTGATTTGGGCTACGGTGATTGGGGGCGTGCTGGGCCTGAGCGCGCTGGTCACGGACAACCTGCTGGTGCCGGTGGTGGCCCACATTGTGACCAACCTGCTTTCGAGCTTTATTTGGAAGCAGCAACAGCCCTCGACGTCGTCCTAG